Proteins encoded together in one Pseudoalteromonas xiamenensis window:
- a CDS encoding MFS transporter — protein sequence MSSAALNQLEKRAAISLASVFAFRMLGLFMLMPVLAVYGQHYQDVSPLWIGIAIGAYGLTQALLQIPMGWLSDRLGRKPVIVGGLCVFALGSVIAAMAESIHWVAVGRALQGMGAIASALLALAADLSRDEQRPKVMAVIGMCIGMSFAVAMLLGPMVAASFGVTGVFWLTAALALVGIGIILFLVPNAVSRAPKGDTVASIGAIKQLVKDGQLVRLDLGVLLLHLTMTTLFVSLPGQLIKDGLAAESHWKLYIPVFLLAFVLMAPMMVIAIKKQKERSVFLLCILLLVLSTGMLSMMATNVWAIAGCLLIYFVAFNFLEATMPALVSRLAPAAQKGAAMGIFSSGQFFGAFLGGMLGGVLAQYFNAQMVFAASAMVGLIWLLIAWGMQIPQRSKVINILADIANDKAAQDLAAKLVALPGVLEATVVNEENRCYLKVDEKEFDLNAARQLAGLS from the coding sequence ATGTCGTCAGCTGCGCTTAATCAATTGGAAAAACGCGCTGCCATTTCATTGGCCAGTGTTTTTGCGTTTCGAATGTTAGGTTTGTTCATGCTCATGCCGGTATTGGCAGTGTATGGACAACATTATCAAGATGTTTCCCCTCTGTGGATTGGTATTGCCATTGGCGCTTATGGCCTTACACAAGCGTTGCTTCAAATCCCAATGGGATGGTTATCCGATAGACTTGGGCGAAAGCCTGTTATCGTAGGTGGCCTTTGCGTTTTTGCGCTTGGTTCTGTTATTGCTGCGATGGCCGAATCCATTCATTGGGTTGCGGTCGGACGTGCATTACAAGGGATGGGCGCTATCGCGAGTGCTCTACTGGCGCTGGCTGCTGATTTGAGTCGCGACGAGCAAAGGCCAAAAGTGATGGCTGTGATTGGTATGTGTATCGGTATGAGTTTCGCTGTTGCCATGCTGCTTGGACCAATGGTGGCTGCGTCGTTTGGCGTTACAGGCGTATTTTGGCTTACGGCCGCGTTGGCACTTGTAGGTATAGGCATTATTTTGTTTCTTGTACCCAATGCGGTGAGTCGTGCACCGAAAGGTGACACCGTTGCAAGTATCGGTGCAATTAAGCAGCTTGTTAAAGATGGACAACTGGTCCGCCTTGATCTTGGGGTGCTGTTGTTGCATTTAACCATGACAACCCTTTTTGTCTCTTTACCGGGGCAATTGATAAAAGATGGGCTTGCAGCAGAATCTCATTGGAAATTGTACATTCCCGTCTTTCTACTGGCGTTCGTGCTAATGGCCCCGATGATGGTGATCGCCATCAAAAAACAAAAGGAACGCTCGGTTTTCCTCTTGTGTATTTTACTGCTCGTTTTGAGCACCGGAATGCTAAGCATGATGGCTACAAACGTCTGGGCAATTGCAGGCTGTTTGTTGATTTATTTCGTTGCATTTAACTTTCTTGAAGCAACCATGCCTGCACTTGTATCACGCTTAGCGCCAGCTGCACAAAAGGGGGCAGCGATGGGGATATTTTCCTCTGGCCAATTCTTCGGAGCGTTTTTAGGTGGGATGCTCGGTGGAGTGTTGGCGCAATATTTTAATGCGCAGATGGTGTTTGCGGCTTCGGCTATGGTTGGGTTAATATGGTTACTTATTGCTTGGGGAATGCAAATCCCTCAACGTAGCAAAGTGATCAATATTTTGGCCGATATCGCCAATGATAAGGCCGCACAAGACCTTGCTGCGAAACTAGTCGCGCTACCCGGTGTATTGGAAGCGACGGTAGTGAACGAAGAAAATCGTTGCTATTTAAAAGTTGATGAAAAAGAGTTTGATTTAAACGCGGCAAGACAACTTGCTGGGTTAAGCTAA
- a CDS encoding substrate-binding periplasmic protein: MYRIILFACFVFVFSSYGCEITVRFERYGVQAQNDPELGWHGLDVDFAKALLEKAGCKYRFVSTPWGRAIKMLEFGDLDLVLSVSDNPRRRTFAYFVGPQRMENIVFAVHRDAPVELNSMEQLFALDRPVAIQRGAFYGQIFESHLAALKDPEQQFIYVADNNVKINLLKNQRISGFLEEKYNLLYQIENNPNFSEVRINTFIVNQEPVYYAFSKKSITPEQLAQFEAAYIALQKSGELKAILKKYKLD; encoded by the coding sequence ATGTATCGAATTATTTTATTTGCGTGTTTTGTTTTCGTATTTAGCAGTTATGGTTGCGAAATAACCGTTCGTTTTGAACGATACGGAGTACAAGCGCAAAACGATCCTGAATTGGGTTGGCATGGCCTTGATGTTGATTTTGCAAAGGCGTTACTTGAAAAAGCGGGGTGCAAATATCGTTTTGTCAGTACGCCTTGGGGTCGTGCAATTAAAATGCTGGAATTCGGCGATTTAGACCTTGTCTTGAGTGTGAGTGATAATCCAAGGAGACGCACTTTTGCGTATTTTGTCGGCCCGCAACGTATGGAAAATATTGTGTTCGCAGTACATCGAGATGCGCCGGTTGAATTGAATTCAATGGAACAATTATTTGCGCTTGATAGGCCCGTTGCAATTCAGCGAGGGGCATTTTACGGTCAAATTTTTGAGTCCCATTTAGCGGCGTTGAAAGATCCCGAACAACAATTTATCTACGTTGCGGACAATAACGTAAAGATTAACTTGCTTAAAAATCAGCGTATCAGTGGTTTTTTAGAAGAAAAATACAATTTACTTTACCAGATAGAAAATAATCCCAACTTTTCGGAGGTGAGGATCAACACCTTTATCGTGAACCAAGAGCCGGTGTATTATGCGTTTAGCAAAAAATCTATCACGCCAGAGCAGCTTGCTCAGTTTGAAGCTGCCTACATTGCGTTACAAAAAAGTGGTGAGCTCAAAGCAATTTTGAAGAAGTACAAGCTAGATTAA